The Bos indicus x Bos taurus breed Angus x Brahman F1 hybrid chromosome 15, Bos_hybrid_MaternalHap_v2.0, whole genome shotgun sequence genome includes a window with the following:
- the PTPRJ gene encoding receptor-type tyrosine-protein phosphatase eta, translating to MHSNGQFTQADSRTFSPLDPESSPVKAVTTSPSSVTATWKNSTTASDSMGGIKSTNENLHTSFANQTGYNSMDSGPGGNGTSGDTAVEPHPVMDLRAAFVGVTHVTLTWKTDNITSTCRMLLEGSQELTTNLTVNIFRLKPGSQYTVTLYPLGLNETQGSPLSTENGLDAGNTDSLPGGPTAPGSKYRLERAGPSSDASLAPDTVEVLLLRLKPGTQYKATVYPQAVKGAEGQPQATEFKTNSSQVFDIKFVNISATSLTMTWKINDNESSSVYTYKIQVVDETDSFNLTVNETHAVITELSSGTLYNITVYPVLEDGSEGTPGFIQVYTPPSPVSDFRVTSVSTREVGLAWNSNDTHSFEIHITPHEAGEPRIITTTEQSIVFGGLYPGTMYRFDIYPQGPNGTKGDSQTVSTTTDCSAVFDIRVINVTTTDMQLAWQNTDNTSEYIYSVEIQSEHSSDRKNSSHTGIAFHDLTPGTLYKITVTPQMDFVQGLANSTLQYTRPSKVSSIEIMTNTTAATLNWQNVDEASSNYTYCLLIRQDGSSSNFPPIVTDVGVTHATVTNLIPGSSYTVEIFTKMGDVKSLGPSRQSFCTDPESVASFDCEAVPKKATLVLRWACPLGTSTGFELEVSHGYWKNKTTLEGCSLNNGSEFMTEVTHLNFSTLYDISIATHSCNKTAPPAQNTCLSGITDPPLPDGSPNITSVSHNSVKVKFSGFEASHGPIKAYALVLTTVDADRPSADVLRFTYGDFKRGASNTYVTYLITTEAKRRAQGLSEVLKYEVDVGNESTTHGYYNGKLEPLGSYRACVAGFTNIAFNPRNAGLIDGNESYVSFSPCSEAVFLPQDPGVICGAVFGCIFGALVIVAVGGFIFWRRRRKGVKNNDVTFSQIKPKKSKLIKVENFEAYFKKQQADSNCGFAEEYEDLKLVGINLPKYAAELAENRGKNRYNNVLPYDVSRVKLSVQTHSTDDYINANYMPGYHSKEDFIATQGPLPNTLKDFWRMVWEKNVYAVVMLTKCVEQGRTKCEEYWPSKQAQDYGDITVAMTSEIVLPEWTIRDFTVKNTPTSESHPLRQFHFTSWPDHGVPDTTDLLINFRYLVRDYMKQSPPESPILVHCSAGVGRTGTFVAIDRLIYQIENENTVDVYGIVYDLRMHRPLMVQTEDQYVFLNQCVLDIIRSQKDSKVDLIYQNTTAMTIYENLSPITTFGKTNGYIA from the exons AGCCTCATCCAGTAATGGATCTGCGTGCTGCCTTCGTGGGTGTGACGCACGTGACTCTTACCTGGAAGACTGATAACATCACGAGCACCTGCCGGATGCTCCTTGAAGGAAGCCAGGAGTTGACTACAAACTTAACGGTCAATATTTTTCGCCTGAAGCCGGGGAGTCAGTACACGGTCACCCTGTATcctttaggattaaatgagacccagggaagccccctgtcgACAGAAAATGGCTTGG ATGCCGGCAACACAGACAGCTTGCCTGGGGGTCCCACGGCCCCTGGGTCCAAATACCGACTGGAACGTGCCGGCCCGTCGTCTGACGCTTCCCTGGCCCCGGACACCGTGGAAGTCTTGCTTCTCAGGTtaaagcctggcacacagtacaaGGCCACGGTCTATCCCCAGGCTGTTAAAGGTGCCGAAGGACAGCCCCAGGCTACAGAGTTCAAAACAA ATTCCAGTCAGGTTTTTGACATCAAATTTGTGAACATCAGTGCCACCAGCTTGACCATGACCTGGAAGATCAATGATAATGAGTCATCTTCAGTCTATACCTACAAGATACAAGTTGTGGATGAGACAGATTCCTTCAATCTCACAGTCAATGAGACTCATGCCGTCATCACTGAACTGAGCTCAGGCACCTTGTACAACATCACGGTGTATCCTGTCCTTGAGGATGGTTCCGAGGGCACGCCGGGCTTCATCCAAGTTTACACCC CCCCCAGTCCAGTTTCTGACTTTAGAGTGACAAGTGTCAGCACAAGGGAAGTTGGCTTAGCATGGAACAGCAATGACACTCATTCCTTTGAGATACATATCACACCTCATGAAGCTGGAGAACCTCGAATCATCACCACCACCGAACAAAGTATTGTCTTTGGTGGCTTATACCCTGGAACCATGTATCGTTTTGATATATATCCACAAGGACCAAATGGGACTAAAGGGGATTCCCAAACAGTTTCCACTACAACTG ACTGCAGCGCAGTGTTTGACATCCGCGTCATTAACGTCACCACCACCGACATGCAGCTGGCGTGGCAGAACACAGACAACACTTCCGAATACATCTACAGTGTAGAAATACAGTCTGAACACAGCTCTGATCGGAAGAACAGTTCTCACACGGGGATCGCTTTCCACGACCTGACCCCGGGCACCTTATACAAGATCACAGTCACCCCCCAGATGGACTTTGTCCAGGGGCTGGCCAACTCCACCCTACAGTACACAC GGCCCAGCAAGGTGTCCAGCATTGAGATAATGACCAATACCACAGCAGCAACCTTAAATTGGCAGAATGTTGACGAAGCCTCTTCAAACTACACCTACTGCCTTCTTATTAGGCAGGACGGAAGTTCCAGCAACTTCCCGCCAATAGTCACAGACGTCGGCGTTACCCATGCTACGGTCACCAACTTAATACCTGGTTCCTCCTACACCGTAGAGATCTTCACGAAGATGGGGGATGTCAAGTCACTTGGGCCCAGCAGGCAGTCATTCTGTACAG ACCCTGAGTCGGTGGCCTCCTTCGACTGTGAAGCAGTCCCCAAGAAGGCCACCTTGGTCCTTAGGTGGGCCTGCCCTTTAGGCACCAGCACAGGCTTTGAGCTGGAGGTCAGCCATGgatactggaaaaataaaacGACCTTGGAGGGCTGCTCTTTGAACAACGGCTCTGAGTTCATGACGGAAGTCACGCATTTGAATTTTTCTACCTTGTACGACATCAGCattgctacccactcctgtaACAAGACGGCACCGCCCGCCCAAAACACCTGCCTCTCTGGCATCACAG ACCCCCCTCTTCCGGATGGGTCCCCTAATATCACATCTGTCAGTCACAATTCGGTGAAGGTCAAATTCAGTGGGTTCGAAGCCAGCCATGGACCTATCAAAGCCTACGCACTCGTTCTCACCACTGTGGATG CTGATCGGCCATCGGCAGATGTTTTGAGATTCACATATGGTGACTTCAAAAGGGGGGCCTCGAATACTTATGTGACATACCTCATAACGACAGAAGCAAAGAGACGTGCTCAGGGCTTGTCTGAAGTCTTGAAATACGAAGTTGATGTTGGCAACGAGTCCACCACGCACGGCTACTACAACGGGAAGCTGGAACCCCTGGGCTCCTATCG GGCTTGTGTGGCCGGCTTCACCAATATTGCCTTCAACCCTCGCAATGCGGGACTCATAGACGGGAACGAGAGCTACGTGTCCTTCAGTCCCTGTTCAGAGGCCGTTTTCTTGCCACAGGATCCAG GTGTCATCTGTGGAGCAGTCTTTGGATGTATCTTTGGTGCCTTGGTCATCGTGGCCGTGGGAGGCTTcatcttctggaggaggagaag GAAAGGTGTAAAGAACAATGACGTGACCTTTTCTCAGATTAA ACCTAAAAA ATCCAAGTTAATCAAAGTGGAGAATTTTGAGGCCTACTTCAAGAAACAGCAAGCTGACTCCAACTGTGGGTTTGCAGAAGAATATGAA GATCTGAAGCTTGTTGGAATTAACCTCCCTAAATATGCAGCTGAACTGGCTGAGAACAGAGGAAAGAATCGCTATAACAACGTTCTGCCCT ATGACGTTTCCCGTGTCAAACTTTCAGTTCAGACCCATTCGACTGACGACTACATCAACGCCAACTACATGCCT GGCTACCATTCCAAAGAAGATTTCATTGCCACGCAAGGACCTTTACCCAACACTCTGAAAGATTTTTGGCGTATGGTTTGGGAGAAAAATGTCTATGCCGTTGTCATGCTGACCAAATGTGTTGAACAGGGAAGg ACCAAATGTGAGGAGTACTGGCCCTCCAAGCAGGCTCAGGACTACGGGGACATAACTGTGGCAATGACGTCCGAAATTGTTCTTCCAGAATGGACCATCAGAGACTTCACAGTGAAAAAT ACTCCGACAAGTGAGAGTCACCCTCTGCGTCAGTTCCATTTCACCTCCTGGCCTGACCATGGTGTTCCTGACACCACTGATCTACTCATCAACTTCCGCTACCTTGTTCGTGACTACATGAAGCAGAGTCCTCCTGAGTCGCCAATACTGGTGCATTGCAG TGCCGGGGTGGGAAGGACGGGCACCTTTGTGGCCATCGACCGTCTTATCTATCAGATAGAGAACGAGAACACTGTGGACGTGTACGGCATCGTGTACGACCTTCGCATGCACAGGCCTTTAATGGTGCAGACAGAG GACCAGTATGTTTTCCTCAATCAGTGTGTTTTGGATATTATCAGATCCCAGAAGGACTCAAAGGTGGATCTTATCTACCAGAACACAACTGCAATGACAATCTATGAGAACCTTTCACCCATAACCACGTTTGGAAAGACAAACGGTTACATTGCCTAA